The DNA region GGGGCAAATACATCACCCAAAACCAAATAATGGGCTTTACTGATGATATCATTGAGCAATACATCCACTATCTCATCGACCAACGTCTAGTTGCAATCGGTCTAAAACGCAAATACAATGTCGCTCACCCAATCAAATGGGTCGATGACTTTGCGAAATTTAACGACCAAAAGTCAAATTTCTTTGAAGCAAAGGTGACAAACTACAGCAAGGGAAGCATCAGCTTTGATGACTTTTAAAAATGGAATTTTAGCCCTTGTCTGCGTACTTTTTGTGGGGTGTGCGAGTAGCAATCAAAGAATAATTGATCAAGCAAATAAAAATAATCTCGAAAATTTCTACGCCTACAAGCTTGTCAAGATAAAAGAGACAAGCCAAGCGGAAATCTATCAAGAGATGCCAAATGGCGAACTTGCACCAAGTTTTGCACCGCTAGGATCTGTGCTAGGAAATGACGTGATGCTTGGCATAAACAAACAGTGCGGTTTTGAGGCAAAAGACCTAAAAGAAGTAAGAGTGGTCTCACATGATGAGGCTAGGGGTCTTGGCTTTGAGGTCTGGGTTTTTAATGATCCGCTCTCCCAGCGCGATGATAAAATCACAGCTATAAGCGTTATTTTAAAAGCCACACCAAACATCGGTGGCACGGATATAAACTGCAAAATTCCAAAAGACTGCCACGACGAAAAACCTATGACATTTGTATTTGGAAAATAAATGAGCGAAAATTTAAACCTAATAAGCCTAACTTTAAAGGCAAAAAATGCAACAGATCGCCTAGAGGAGCTTGCAAATTTAGTTGAGGCTGTACCTGAAAACTCACTCATTCTTGCAAGCGAGCTTTGCATCAGTGGATATGACTTTGACGGCTTTTTTGCTGGGGCGGACAAAGCGATGCTTGGTGGCATGATAGGTAGCTTTGATGCGATGTTACTTGAACGCTTACAAGAGGCGCTTAGCCCAGATAAATTTCTTGGTTTTACGCACCTTACTAGCCTAAACAAAAGCGCAGGGCTCGCTCAAATTTCAAATCTAAATCCACACCAACCAAAAATTTATAACGAATTTTTGCTTCTTAACTCAAATAATGTCTTTCATTCACAATTTAAAGCCGAACTTTTTCGGCCAAATTTAGAGCACGAAATTTTTGCTGCCGGCGATGTGAGCGAGATAAATGCCTTTGATTTTAGAGGGCTAAAACTTGGCGTACTAATATGCTTTGAACTACGTGATAGCACACTTTGGGCAAAGCTAAAAGGATGTGACATCATCATGGTACCAGCCATGTGGGGTAAGGCAAGAGAGGATGCTTATCTTAGTCTTTGCAAGGCTCTAGCTATCGCAAACAACTGCTACGTCATGATCTCAAGCTCTCTTGCATTAGAAGTTGCTGGAGTATTTTTACCAAATGGCACGCTTGTTAAAGAGAC from Campylobacter concisus includes:
- a CDS encoding carbon-nitrogen hydrolase family protein, yielding MSENLNLISLTLKAKNATDRLEELANLVEAVPENSLILASELCISGYDFDGFFAGADKAMLGGMIGSFDAMLLERLQEALSPDKFLGFTHLTSLNKSAGLAQISNLNPHQPKIYNEFLLLNSNNVFHSQFKAELFRPNLEHEIFAAGDVSEINAFDFRGLKLGVLICFELRDSTLWAKLKGCDIIMVPAMWGKAREDAYLSLCKALAIANNCYVMISSSLALEVAGVFLPNGTLVKETIFDANLIKEIKTNLGIL